TGTACAAGCATTAAGGATTTATATGCTAAAAAATTTCAATGAACTTGATTAGAAATCTCGCTTAATGCTGCACCGGCTTCATCAACATATACGTTCACTGTCGCAAGGTCGCCGATTGCACAGATTCCAACCATATTATTATTCTCCACTACAATAATGCGGCGAATTTGATGATCTGCCATCATACGTGCACATTCATGAATATCCGTATCCGGAGAACACGTAACTACATCTTTAGTCATACAATCATGGCAATGCACAGTGTTGCAATCTTTTCCATCCGCCACGCAATTTAACGCGATATCACGGTCTGTGATCATTCCCATTACTCGATTTTCTTGACACACCGGCACAGAGCCACAATTAATATCACGCATTAATTTTGCAGCTGCTGTTACTGGGTCGTGCGGTGCACAAGCTTTCACATCTTGAGTCATAACTTCACGTACTGTGGTCATTTTTAATTCCTCCCTTTAAACATTCA
The genomic region above belongs to Priestia megaterium and contains:
- a CDS encoding CBS domain-containing protein; translation: MTTVREVMTQDVKACAPHDPVTAAAKLMRDINCGSVPVCQENRVMGMITDRDIALNCVADGKDCNTVHCHDCMTKDVVTCSPDTDIHECARMMADHQIRRIIVVENNNMVGICAIGDLATVNVYVDEAGAALSEISNQVH